Proteins from one Juglans microcarpa x Juglans regia isolate MS1-56 chromosome 1S, Jm3101_v1.0, whole genome shotgun sequence genomic window:
- the LOC121247766 gene encoding protein MLN51 homolog isoform X1: MATAGEEELEYESDPEEVKRSLAMRRREASDDEEGEGGGREKPRMDRRVVTHSDESDGQGGVAEYEDDEELDEEEEQEDEEDEEGEVELDGDAGEEEEELYGDRRIEGETRVGGGDELVVSRLNVNEAHSDERMSADDLAEVQGEDRGEGEEKKENEPFAVPTAGAFYMHDDRFRDNAGGRPRRTHGGRRLWELQDDRKWGHDKFEELTFQERHYEEGRINSKGHYRGRGKNQSIDRGYPRGSRSKVYNNQSQAPKSVRGRGPRRFEPTFKNKSQARPTERKQSGKPPEKTSHANSGRAFMPVSSVESESVPARRQVFASSLNSASPPFYPSGSSNKDITLMHKRDVQAGSSNRSFHPTVKDDGSSVQQANASRRGKNIAESVGMDKLFIDESINPGAGKPMTNLQIPLSGSSFLSVTQYPPTRPPGRGLAIAGQVSYQPAPPHNQVNRVSPSKNFHALQRSPAQSRVQPSVQAPAQQASQRPGSGSQASSPPKTGLSISSYEPREAESPSESSKSKVALVGNGKVNAQSTGRGSVVYGGAQVMGATGSMAVGHGDQNLPGAPAFLPVMQFGGQHPGGIGVPAVGMAFPGYVQPQLGLGNSEMTWLPVLAGAAGALGATYCSPYVVDGAYHARPTGQTSATGASSQENNLNKTNKEWKPSQRPEPGNDEFGQRQNKPRRYSEMSFGQ, translated from the exons ATGGCTACGGCGGGTGAAGAAGAGTTAGAGTATGAGAGCGATCCAGAGGAAGTGAAACGGTCGCTGGCGATGCGGAGGCGAGAAGCAAGTGATGACGAGGAAGGCGAaggaggggggagagagaagccgaGGATGGACAGGAGGGTTGTGACTCATTCGGACGAATCGGACGGCCAGGGCGGGGTCGCGGAGTACGAGGATGATGAAGAACtagatgaggaagaagaacaggaagacgaagaagatgaagaaggggAGGTTGAGCTGGATGGGGATgcaggggaagaagaagaggagttATATGGGGACAGAAGGATTGAAGGAGAGACACGTGTTGGTGGTGGGGACGAGTTAGTGGTTTCAAGGTTGAATGTTAACGAAGCGCACAGTGATGAGAGGATGTCTGCGGACGATTTGGCAGAGGTGCAGGGAGAGGATCGGGGTGagggggaggagaagaaggagaatGAGCCCTTTGCGGTGCCCACTGCCGGGGCTTTCTATATGCATGATGATCGGTTTAGGGACAATGCCGGTGGTCGACCCAG GCGCACACATGGTGGAAGGAGGTTGTGGGAGTTGCAAGATGACCGAAAATGGGGGCATGATAAGTTTGAGGAGCTGACTTTTCAGGAAAGGCATTATGAAGAG GGTCGGATAAATTCTAAGGGTCATTATCGAGGTCGTGGCAAAAATCAAAGTATTGACCGAGGGTACCCAAGAGGGAGTAGGTCTAAAGTGTATAACAACCAAAGCCAAGCACCTAAGAGTGTGAGAGGAAGAGGGCCCAGACGATTTGAACccacatttaaaaacaaaagtcagGCACGACCAACTGAACGAAAACA ATCTGGGAAGCCTCCTGAGAAAACGTCACATGCTAATTCTGGGAGAGCTTTCATGCCTGTGTCAAGTGTGGAATCTGAATCTGTTCCTGCTAGGAGGCAAGTGTTCGCATCAAGTTTGAATTCTGCTTCTCCTCCATTTTACCCTTCAGGATCTTCCAATAAAGACATCACTCTGATGCATAAAAGAGATGTACAAGCTGGTAGTTCCAACAGGAGTTTTCACCCAACTGTTAAGGATGATGGTTCTTCTGTCCAACAAGCAAATGCATCGCGTCGAGGGAAGAACATTGCTGAATCTGTTGGCATGGACAAGCTTTTTATCGATGAGTCCATCAATCCAGGTGCTGGAAAGCCTATGACTAATTTGCAAATTCCGCTTTCTGGATCTTCCTTCCTTAGTGTTACTCAATATCCTCCAACCAGGCCTCCGGGAAGGGGTTTAGCTATTGCAGGACAGGTGAGTTATCAACCCGCTCCTCCTCATAACCAAGTCAATAGAGTTTCTCCTTCAAAGAATTTCCATGCTCTTCAGAGAAGTCCTGCTCAGAGCAGAGTTCAGCCTTCTGTGCAAGCTCCTGCACAGCAGGCAAGCCAGCGTCCTGGGAGTGGTTCTCAAGCATCCTCCCCACCAAAAACAGGTCTTTCAATAAGTTCTTATGAACCCAGAGAAGCTGAATCTCCTTCAGAATCAAGTAAATCCAAAGTTGCATTGGTTGGAAATGGAAAAGTCAATGCTCAAAGTACTGGGAGGGGATCTGTTGTGTACGGTGGGGCTCAGGTTATGGGAGCTACTGGGAGCATGGCAGTTGGTCATGGTGATCAAAACCTCCCCGGGGCTCCAGCATTTTTGCCAG TTATGCAATTTGGAGGCCAGCATCCTGGTGGTATTGGAGTTCCTGCTGTTGGCATGGCGTTCCCTGGTTATGTTCAGCCACAACTTGGTTTGGGAAATTCTGAGATGACATG GCTCCCGGTTTTGGCGGGTGCAGCAGGAGCTTTAGGGGCCACATATTGTTCACCCTATGTTGTTGATGGTGCTTATCATGCTCGCCCCACAGGACAGACATCTGCAACGGGTGCTTCAAG ccaagaaaataatttgaacaaaaCCAATAAGGAATGGAAGCCTTCACAGAGGCCTG AACCTGGGAATGATGAATTTGGGCAGCGACAAAATAAGCCTCGGAG ATACTCGGAGATGAGCTTTGGCCAGTGA
- the LOC121247766 gene encoding protein MLN51 homolog isoform X2: protein MATAGEEELEYESDPEEVKRSLAMRRREASDDEEGEGGGREKPRMDRRVVTHSDESDGQGGVAEYEDDEELDEEEEQEDEEDEEGEVELDGDAGEEEEELYGDRRIEGETRVGGGDELVVSRLNVNEAHSDERMSADDLAEVQGEDRGEGEEKKENEPFAVPTAGAFYMHDDRFRDNAGGRPRRTHGGRRLWELQDDRKWGHDKFEELTFQERHYEEGRINSKGHYRGRGKNQSIDRGYPRGSRSKVYNNQSQAPKSVRGRGPRRFEPTFKNKSQARPTERKQSGKPPEKTSHANSGRAFMPVSSVESESVPARRQVFASSLNSASPPFYPSGSSNKDITLMHKRDVQAGSSNRSFHPTVKDDGSSVQQANASRRGKNIAESVGMDKLFIDESINPGAGKPMTNLQIPLSGSSFLSVTQYPPTRPPGRGLAIAGQRSPAQSRVQPSVQAPAQQASQRPGSGSQASSPPKTGLSISSYEPREAESPSESSKSKVALVGNGKVNAQSTGRGSVVYGGAQVMGATGSMAVGHGDQNLPGAPAFLPVMQFGGQHPGGIGVPAVGMAFPGYVQPQLGLGNSEMTWLPVLAGAAGALGATYCSPYVVDGAYHARPTGQTSATGASSQENNLNKTNKEWKPSQRPEPGNDEFGQRQNKPRRYSEMSFGQ, encoded by the exons ATGGCTACGGCGGGTGAAGAAGAGTTAGAGTATGAGAGCGATCCAGAGGAAGTGAAACGGTCGCTGGCGATGCGGAGGCGAGAAGCAAGTGATGACGAGGAAGGCGAaggaggggggagagagaagccgaGGATGGACAGGAGGGTTGTGACTCATTCGGACGAATCGGACGGCCAGGGCGGGGTCGCGGAGTACGAGGATGATGAAGAACtagatgaggaagaagaacaggaagacgaagaagatgaagaaggggAGGTTGAGCTGGATGGGGATgcaggggaagaagaagaggagttATATGGGGACAGAAGGATTGAAGGAGAGACACGTGTTGGTGGTGGGGACGAGTTAGTGGTTTCAAGGTTGAATGTTAACGAAGCGCACAGTGATGAGAGGATGTCTGCGGACGATTTGGCAGAGGTGCAGGGAGAGGATCGGGGTGagggggaggagaagaaggagaatGAGCCCTTTGCGGTGCCCACTGCCGGGGCTTTCTATATGCATGATGATCGGTTTAGGGACAATGCCGGTGGTCGACCCAG GCGCACACATGGTGGAAGGAGGTTGTGGGAGTTGCAAGATGACCGAAAATGGGGGCATGATAAGTTTGAGGAGCTGACTTTTCAGGAAAGGCATTATGAAGAG GGTCGGATAAATTCTAAGGGTCATTATCGAGGTCGTGGCAAAAATCAAAGTATTGACCGAGGGTACCCAAGAGGGAGTAGGTCTAAAGTGTATAACAACCAAAGCCAAGCACCTAAGAGTGTGAGAGGAAGAGGGCCCAGACGATTTGAACccacatttaaaaacaaaagtcagGCACGACCAACTGAACGAAAACA ATCTGGGAAGCCTCCTGAGAAAACGTCACATGCTAATTCTGGGAGAGCTTTCATGCCTGTGTCAAGTGTGGAATCTGAATCTGTTCCTGCTAGGAGGCAAGTGTTCGCATCAAGTTTGAATTCTGCTTCTCCTCCATTTTACCCTTCAGGATCTTCCAATAAAGACATCACTCTGATGCATAAAAGAGATGTACAAGCTGGTAGTTCCAACAGGAGTTTTCACCCAACTGTTAAGGATGATGGTTCTTCTGTCCAACAAGCAAATGCATCGCGTCGAGGGAAGAACATTGCTGAATCTGTTGGCATGGACAAGCTTTTTATCGATGAGTCCATCAATCCAGGTGCTGGAAAGCCTATGACTAATTTGCAAATTCCGCTTTCTGGATCTTCCTTCCTTAGTGTTACTCAATATCCTCCAACCAGGCCTCCGGGAAGGGGTTTAGCTATTGCAGGACAG AGAAGTCCTGCTCAGAGCAGAGTTCAGCCTTCTGTGCAAGCTCCTGCACAGCAGGCAAGCCAGCGTCCTGGGAGTGGTTCTCAAGCATCCTCCCCACCAAAAACAGGTCTTTCAATAAGTTCTTATGAACCCAGAGAAGCTGAATCTCCTTCAGAATCAAGTAAATCCAAAGTTGCATTGGTTGGAAATGGAAAAGTCAATGCTCAAAGTACTGGGAGGGGATCTGTTGTGTACGGTGGGGCTCAGGTTATGGGAGCTACTGGGAGCATGGCAGTTGGTCATGGTGATCAAAACCTCCCCGGGGCTCCAGCATTTTTGCCAG TTATGCAATTTGGAGGCCAGCATCCTGGTGGTATTGGAGTTCCTGCTGTTGGCATGGCGTTCCCTGGTTATGTTCAGCCACAACTTGGTTTGGGAAATTCTGAGATGACATG GCTCCCGGTTTTGGCGGGTGCAGCAGGAGCTTTAGGGGCCACATATTGTTCACCCTATGTTGTTGATGGTGCTTATCATGCTCGCCCCACAGGACAGACATCTGCAACGGGTGCTTCAAG ccaagaaaataatttgaacaaaaCCAATAAGGAATGGAAGCCTTCACAGAGGCCTG AACCTGGGAATGATGAATTTGGGCAGCGACAAAATAAGCCTCGGAG ATACTCGGAGATGAGCTTTGGCCAGTGA
- the LOC121247780 gene encoding centromere protein C isoform X2 translates to MVAEYRSSDPLDPLSAYSGLCLFPRTFGVAPEPLKSYEPDADLDAIHNRLKTMALKSPSKLLAQAKTITVDASVLLNSEIAKCEEKKVVAAKDKEGLQERRPALGRKRARFSLKPDITQPAVILEPNLDIDRLKDPEEFFSAYERLENATRELQKQIGGMSMDFDQRNPSTTARQRRPGILGRSVRYKHRYSSVNSENNENVVTSQETFESGIVSPLNAISQCENDQNLALQERELDGSMDEPENKVSQILDELLSGNFEDLEGDAAVSLLQKRLQIKPIDLEKLTLPDLQGFQKTDAKFSRQNMPKPRNALMDIGNLLKGISSETPVKMIHEAESSVHHRASPTPPRSPFSPLSLLQRRLLQSKPSSDPFSVPDFGEGDIATAKTCSPEVAIGDFNCTSQTVVQDEQFSEHDADIYPHSNGSNNLEEKVEDMLGTVEVVAQNPDRIVADSNQSSPLVIEDPAVHGLYRASNNIPEQHKEESTKVSLNEHIEVKSRQPREHKRKKLSHRQSLAGAGLLWKSGVRRSTRIRTRPLEYWKGERLLYGRIHESLATVIGLKYASPTKEGGEPTLKVKSYVSDEYKELVELAALH, encoded by the exons ATGGTAGCCGAATATCGGAGCTCTGATCCGTTGGATCCGCTTTCAGCCTACTCGGGTCTCTGCCTCTTCCCCAGGACATTTGGAGTGGCGCCCGAGCCGTTGAAGTCGTACGAACCCGACGCTGATCTTGACGCCATTCACAACCGCCTCAAGACTATG GCATTAAAAAGTCCCAGTAAACTTCTAGCGCAGGCAAAAACTATTACTGTTGATGCTTCAGTGCTTCTGAACTCTGAAATTGCCAAATGTGAAGAGAAAAAGGTAGTTGCTGCAAAGGATAAGGAAGGTCTCCAAGAAAGAAGGCCAGCCTTAGGCCGAAAGCGGGCTCGATTTTCCTTAAAGCCTGATATAAC TCAGCCTGCTGTAATTTTGGAACCAAATTTGGACATCGATCGACTAAAAGACCCAGAGGAGTTCTTCTCAGCCTATGAACGACTTGAAA ATGCCACCAGAGAGTTACAGAAGCAGATTGGTGGCATGTCAATGGATTTTGATCAGCGCAACCCATCCACAACTGCACGACAGCGTCGACCAGGGATCCTAGG GCGGTCAGTTAGATACAAGCACCGCTATTCATCAGTGAATTCCGAGAATAATGAGAATGTTGTAACCTCTCAAGAGACATTTGAATCAGGCATTGTGAGCCCACTTAATGCCATCTCACAATGCGAAAATGACCAAAATCTAGCATTACAAGAGAGGGAATTAGATG GTTCAATGGATGAGCCAGAGAACAAAGTTAGTCAAATCTTGGATGAATTGCTATCTGGTAATTTTGAAGATCTGGAAGGGGATGCAGCAGTCAGTCTTTTACAGAAGCGCTTGCAGATCAAACCCATTGATCTAGAGAAGTTAACTCTCCCAGACTTGCAAGGTTTTCAAAAGACCGATGCGAAATTTTCAAGGCAAAACATGCCAAAGCCTCGGAATGCTCTAATGGACATAGGTAATCTGTTAAAAGGAATTAGCAGTGAAACACCCGTGAAGATGATACATGAGGCAGAAAGCTCTGTTCATCACAGAGCTTCACCCACACCCCCAAGAAGTCCATTTTCTCCCTTATCATTATTACAGAGACGACTTTTGCAGTCAAAGCCCTCAAGTGATCCATTTTCAGTTCCTGATTTTGGGGAAGGTGACATTGCAACTGCTAAAACATGTTCACCTGAGGTGGCTATTGGAGATTTTAATTGTACATCTCAAACAGTTGTGCAAG ATGAGCAATTCAGTGAGCATGATGCTGATATTTATCCGCACTCAAATGGATCCAATAACTTGGAGGAAAAG GTGGAAGACATGCTAGGAACTGTGGAAGTAGTGGCTCAAAACCCCGATCGTATCGTGGCTGATTCAA ATCAATCAAGTCCTCTTGTCATTGAAGACCCTGCAGTACATGGACTCTACAGAGCCTCAAATAACATCCCAGAACAGCATAAAGAG GAAAGTACCAAGGTATCATTGAATGAGCATATTGAAGTGAAATCACGTCAGCCCAGAgaacacaaaaggaaaaagctTTCTCACAGGCAAAGCCTTGCAG GAGCTGGTTTATTATGGAAATCTGGGGTAAGGCGAAGCACCAGGATCAGGACAAGACCCCTGGAGTACTGGAAAGGCGAAAGATTATTATATGGACGCATCCATGAAA GTCTGGCAACGGTTATTGGATTGAAGTACGCTTCTCCTACAAAGGAAGGTGGAGAACCCACGCTCAAGGTGAAATCTTACGTCTCGGATGAATACAAAGAGCTTGTCGAACTAGCAGCTCTACATTGA
- the LOC121247780 gene encoding centromere protein C isoform X1 encodes MVAEYRSSDPLDPLSAYSGLCLFPRTFGVAPEPLKSYEPDADLDAIHNRLKTMALKSPSKLLAQAKTITVDASVLLNSEIAKCEEKKVVAAKDKEGLQERRPALGRKRARFSLKPDITQPAVILEPNLDIDRLKDPEEFFSAYERLENATRELQKQIGGMSMDFDQRNPSTTARQRRPGILGRSVRYKHRYSSVNSENNENVVTSQETFESGIVSPLNAISQCENDQNLALQERELDGSMDEPENKVSQILDELLSGNFEDLEGDAAVSLLQKRLQIKPIDLEKLTLPDLQGFQKTDAKFSRQNMPKPRNALMDIGNLLKGISSETPVKMIHEAESSVHHRASPTPPRSPFSPLSLLQRRLLQSKPSSDPFSVPDFGEGDIATAKTCSPEVAIGDFNCTSQTVVQGKSSRLSVGVDISSSGTCVGILDNNGGTNMDNEVIDEQFSEHDADIYPHSNGSNNLEEKVEDMLGTVEVVAQNPDRIVADSNQSSPLVIEDPAVHGLYRASNNIPEQHKEESTKVSLNEHIEVKSRQPREHKRKKLSHRQSLAGAGLLWKSGVRRSTRIRTRPLEYWKGERLLYGRIHESLATVIGLKYASPTKEGGEPTLKVKSYVSDEYKELVELAALH; translated from the exons ATGGTAGCCGAATATCGGAGCTCTGATCCGTTGGATCCGCTTTCAGCCTACTCGGGTCTCTGCCTCTTCCCCAGGACATTTGGAGTGGCGCCCGAGCCGTTGAAGTCGTACGAACCCGACGCTGATCTTGACGCCATTCACAACCGCCTCAAGACTATG GCATTAAAAAGTCCCAGTAAACTTCTAGCGCAGGCAAAAACTATTACTGTTGATGCTTCAGTGCTTCTGAACTCTGAAATTGCCAAATGTGAAGAGAAAAAGGTAGTTGCTGCAAAGGATAAGGAAGGTCTCCAAGAAAGAAGGCCAGCCTTAGGCCGAAAGCGGGCTCGATTTTCCTTAAAGCCTGATATAAC TCAGCCTGCTGTAATTTTGGAACCAAATTTGGACATCGATCGACTAAAAGACCCAGAGGAGTTCTTCTCAGCCTATGAACGACTTGAAA ATGCCACCAGAGAGTTACAGAAGCAGATTGGTGGCATGTCAATGGATTTTGATCAGCGCAACCCATCCACAACTGCACGACAGCGTCGACCAGGGATCCTAGG GCGGTCAGTTAGATACAAGCACCGCTATTCATCAGTGAATTCCGAGAATAATGAGAATGTTGTAACCTCTCAAGAGACATTTGAATCAGGCATTGTGAGCCCACTTAATGCCATCTCACAATGCGAAAATGACCAAAATCTAGCATTACAAGAGAGGGAATTAGATG GTTCAATGGATGAGCCAGAGAACAAAGTTAGTCAAATCTTGGATGAATTGCTATCTGGTAATTTTGAAGATCTGGAAGGGGATGCAGCAGTCAGTCTTTTACAGAAGCGCTTGCAGATCAAACCCATTGATCTAGAGAAGTTAACTCTCCCAGACTTGCAAGGTTTTCAAAAGACCGATGCGAAATTTTCAAGGCAAAACATGCCAAAGCCTCGGAATGCTCTAATGGACATAGGTAATCTGTTAAAAGGAATTAGCAGTGAAACACCCGTGAAGATGATACATGAGGCAGAAAGCTCTGTTCATCACAGAGCTTCACCCACACCCCCAAGAAGTCCATTTTCTCCCTTATCATTATTACAGAGACGACTTTTGCAGTCAAAGCCCTCAAGTGATCCATTTTCAGTTCCTGATTTTGGGGAAGGTGACATTGCAACTGCTAAAACATGTTCACCTGAGGTGGCTATTGGAGATTTTAATTGTACATCTCAAACAGTTGTGCAAGGTAAGTCAAGTAGACTTTCTGTTGGAGTTGATATCAGTTCAAGTGGAACTTGTGTTGGCATTTTGGATAACAATGGAGGCACTAATATGGATAATGAAGTTATAGATGAGCAATTCAGTGAGCATGATGCTGATATTTATCCGCACTCAAATGGATCCAATAACTTGGAGGAAAAG GTGGAAGACATGCTAGGAACTGTGGAAGTAGTGGCTCAAAACCCCGATCGTATCGTGGCTGATTCAA ATCAATCAAGTCCTCTTGTCATTGAAGACCCTGCAGTACATGGACTCTACAGAGCCTCAAATAACATCCCAGAACAGCATAAAGAG GAAAGTACCAAGGTATCATTGAATGAGCATATTGAAGTGAAATCACGTCAGCCCAGAgaacacaaaaggaaaaagctTTCTCACAGGCAAAGCCTTGCAG GAGCTGGTTTATTATGGAAATCTGGGGTAAGGCGAAGCACCAGGATCAGGACAAGACCCCTGGAGTACTGGAAAGGCGAAAGATTATTATATGGACGCATCCATGAAA GTCTGGCAACGGTTATTGGATTGAAGTACGCTTCTCCTACAAAGGAAGGTGGAGAACCCACGCTCAAGGTGAAATCTTACGTCTCGGATGAATACAAAGAGCTTGTCGAACTAGCAGCTCTACATTGA